In Streptomyces sannanensis, the DNA window GTTGTCCGTTCCGAGCCGGACGACGGTCAGCCACGAGCCTTCGGCGACGCGGTAGACCGCCCGCCCGGGAGTACCGGGCCGGCCCTCGGCCCCACTCGGGACACGGCTGCGGGCCAGCTGCTCGGCCACGGCCACGGCGTGCTCCCTGCCGCCGTCGACCGGCCGGCTGCCGATCACCTGCCAGCGGGGGATGGCTGCGTAACCGTCGCCCGCGGGCTCGCGGGACTCGACGTTCTCCTCGACCAGGATGTACCAGGAACCTTCGGTTGTCATGGTATGAACCTATCGCCCCACGATGTCGACACTGCCACACTTCTTGAGATCCTCAGCGACATCGTCCCGGTCCGAGCAGGGCGCGGTACCGCGAACGGTCAGCCTTGACCGGATGTTGACGTCTCGTCGGTCACAGCTGCGGAGATCGAGGCGTCCTGGGGTGAGGCAGAAGGAAGGCGAGCAGGACGGACACGGTATTCGAATACTCGCCCCAACTATCACATCAGCCCGAGGAGTTCAGTTCGGTGCGGCCGCCGCCCGCCTCGAAAAACACTGCATTCAAGGGCGATCAAGGACCAAGCACCCTCCCAGGTCAACCGAACGATGGACACGACCCCGAGCCGGTGCACGGCTTAGTCTCTGCGCTGACCGCCTGAAATGAACCAGAGGTGAGGCGCGGATGAGGATTGGGCAGCCCGGAGGGGCGGCGCGCGCCATGCCGCCGATGCTGCGGCATGCACTGAACGGCTTGTTCGTCTCCTCGCTCGTCGCTGCTCTCCTGGTCGTGATCGGTCCGGGCACGGCTGTGTCGAGCCAGGACACGTCCGTCGTGGCCGCCCTGTCCGTGCTCCTCGCCGCCACGTACGCGGTGGGATTCGCCGGCCCTGCCAGGCCTGCCGACTCTCGACGTCGCGAGGAACCCACCGAGTCCGTCGACACGACCGGAGGGAACCCGGGCCGTGCGCTGCGCTGGCTCGGCGCGCTGACCACGGTATGGGCCTGTCTCATGGCGTTCAGTGCGGAGTTCGGCTGGCTGGGGTTCCCGCTGTTCGCACTGTATGTCCTGCTCCTGCCGCCGCGGCTGGCGGTCGTGGCCGTCGCTGTGGGGACCGCCATCGTGGTCGCCGCCAAGGGAGCGGAGGCCGGCACGCTGGGGATCCCCCAGTTGGCCGGCCCCCTGCTGGGCGCGCTGGTCTCCACACTCCCGGTGCTCGGGTACCAGTCGCTGTACCGGGAGAGCCAGGCCCGCAAGGCGCTCATCGCTGAGCTGATCGTCACCCGGGAGGCGCTGGCGGAGTCACAGCGGGAGGCCGGCCGGCTCGCCGAACGCCAGCGGCTGGCCCGGGAGATACACGACACGGTCGCGCAGGGCCTCTCGAGCGTGATCATGCTGTTGCGCGCCACCTACGCCGCGCTGCCGCCGGACGCGTCCCTGGCGCAGGAGCGGACCACCGCGGCCACCGAGGTCGCCACGGCGAACCTCGCCGAGTGCCGGCGCTTCCTGTACGAACTGAGCCCGCCGCCCCTGGTCGAGACGCCCCTGCCCGAGGCGTTGCGCCGACTGGTCGACCGGAGTGCCGAGGACGGTCTCAGCACCGCTTTCCATCTGCACGGGGAGCCGTACCCGCTGGGTGCCGAGTGCGATGTGGCGCTGCTGCGGGTGACCCAGGAGGCGCTGGCCAATGTGCGCGGGCACGCGCACGCCGAGAGGTGCGTGGTGAGCCTGTGCTACCTGGACGACCGGGTGACGCTCGATGTCTTCGACGACGGCAAGGGCTTCGATCCGGAACTGCCCCCACAGGACTCCCGTGGCGGCTTCGGGCTCTTCGGGATGCGCCAGCGGATAGAGGAGCTGGACGGCGCGCTCACCGTCGAGTCCGCGATCGGCGAGGGAACAGCGGTCGCCGCCAGTCTGCCGATTCCGAATGGGGTGACATCATGACCGCGCCGCAGACCGCCTCCGTCGCGCAGGTGCGCGTGCTGATCGTCGACGACCACCCGGTCGTGCGCCGTGGCCTGCGTGCGCTGCTCGATGACGTGCCCGAGGTCGTGGTGGCCGGTGAGGCGGGGGACGGCGCCGAGGCGCTGCGCATGGTCGCCGGGCCGACGGAGGTCGACGTGGTCCTCATGGACCTGCGCATGGGCGGCGGTTCCGACGATGTGTCAGGCGTCGCCACCGATGCGACCGGCAGCAGGCGAGGCGTCGAGCGCATGGACGGTGTCGAGGCCACCCGCCGGATCAGGGCCCTGCCGGCCCCGCCCCGGGTACTGGTCCTCACCACCTACAGAACCGACGCCGAGATCCTTGCCGCCGTCGAGGCGGGTGCGACCGGTTACCTGCTCAAGGACGCGCCGGTCGAGGAGCTGATCTCCGCGGTGCACGCTGTCGCGGCCGGCGAGACCGTGCTGGCTCCGCCCGTCGCCACTCGGCTGCTCGGCCGCATGCGGGCACCGCAGTCCGCACTGACCCCACGCGAGACAGAGATTCTCGTCCTGCTCGCGAAGGGACTGTCGAACCGGCAGGTGTCACGCGCGCTGTTCATCAGCGAGGCAACGGTGAAGACCCACCTGGTCCGTGTCTTCGCCAAGCTCGGTGTGGACAGCCGCACCGGCGCCGTGACGGCGGCACTGGGCCGTGGCCTGATTCCCGAACCGCTGCCTGGCCCCGCGTTACCACCCGTACGACCGAATCCCGCGGACCCGCCCAACGCGTCCGCCCCGCCCGACCGACCCGAGTTTCCGGATCCCACAGCGCAACGAGGTTCCCGTGCCTGACATACCGGCGGCGCACGGCCGCCGCCAGGGGCGCACCAACTGTTGGGCTCCCCGATGGAGAAGTCTCACTCGAGCGACCCGCAGCGTGGAAGGGCTCCTGAGCGCCTACGACCAGCGCCGCCGGACCTGGATTCGCTTCACCACCGGGCTGAAGCCCGATGCAGTGCGAATAGACCCGGTAGCGGCTGGGTCGAACAGCACAGGCCCCTCGGCGAGGGCCGGATCAGACCTTGATCACGGTGACCCGTGGGCCGCACAGCGCGGCCAGGTCCTCGGGATCCGAGGTGAGGATCGTGACGGGGCCGGGGGCGGCGAGTGCGGTGGCGCTGAGCATGGCGTCGATGGCGGACTTGTGGCCGTGCAGGCCGGTGTCGGCAAGGAGGGCGGCGGCGTGGCGGGCGATGGGGTCGGTGACCGGCTCGACGACCAGGCGGGACAGCGTCCACTCCAGGGCCGGGCGGTTGATCCGAGGGTGGACCACCTCCACCAGGGTGGCCGCGGACGTGATCACCCGCAGGTCGTCTGCGCGGGCCAGGGCGAGCCAGCCGGTGACCGTGCGGTCGCGCAGAACGGCCTTGGCAAGCCCCTCACTGTCCAGGACCAGCGTGCCGCCGGGAATGGCGGGGGAGCGGCTCACGCGGCATCCGCCCCGCCCTGCGTTTGCTGTCGGCGCGCCTGCCGGAGCTGGTCCCGCAGGGCCTGGATCTCCTCGTCCGTGACCGGGCCGTGCTCGGCCTCGGCGACGGTGATGAGTTCGTTGAGGTTGTCGCGCTCGATCTGACGAGCGACCGCGGCGGCGACGTAGGCGGACAGGCCGGAGGGACCGCTGCGGGCCTTGGCGGCTTCGGCGATGTCGCGCGGCATGGTGATCGAGAACTTGCCGGTAGGCTCACTCATGCTACCTATCCTACTCATAGTCCTCCCACCAAATCGGGCTCGAAGGTCGGATCTCTCACGTGGAGAAGGTGCGGGCATTGTGTGCACGGCGGCGACGCCCATGTGCTCCTGGATCGCTCCACCATCCAGCCCGCTCTGGGACCACGCCGGATGTGAGGCTGGGGCAAGTGACACAGAGGTCTCGGCCCCCGGGCGGGCGCGATGGCAGCACAAACCTCAGCCCCGGAAATCCACAGTGATCGCCTGCTGCACCACGCCTTTGAACGTGGCCTACCCCCCTGCCACCCCGCCTTGTAACCTCTGATCATATTGTTCACGGAAGATGGCGGTTCGGCATGCCGTCGTCTGTCTCCTACGGTGGGGCGAATGTCTACCAGCGATTCCGACACACGCGACCTGCCTGCGAGCGCAGCACCCGGCTTGGTCGGACGCGAGCGCGAACTCGCCGCCTTGAGAGCGGCGTTGTCCGACCCGCCGGTGGTCGTGCTGATCGAGGGCGAGGCCGGGATCGGTAAGAGCCGACTGGTCCAGGAGCTACTCGCGGCGCATGCCCCGGCCCGGCAGCGGGTGCTGCTGGCGACCTGCCCGGCCGTTCGACAGCCTTTTACGCTCGGGCCGGTGGTGGACGCGATCCGACCGGCGACCGAGGACGTCGCCCGGCTCGGCCTGAGCGGGTTGGCGGGAGCGCTCCGGCCGTTGTTCCCCGAGTGGGCATCGGCGTTGCCGCCCACACCCGACCCGGCCGAAGACGCGGCAGCGGCACGACACCGGCTGTTCCGGGCCATCGAGGAGATCCTCGAACGGCTCGAGATCGGGTTGCTCGCGGTTGAGGACGTGCACTGGGCGGATGAGGCCACCCTGGAGTTTCTGCTGTTCCTGGCATCACGTCCGCGACAACAGGTCAGTCTGCTGGTGAGCTACCGCCCGGAGGAAATCGCGCCGGACTCTCTGCTGCTGCGGTTGTCGTCGCGGCAACCGGCGGGGGCGGCGCGGCTGCGGCTGTCGTTGGAGCCGTTGGATGTCCCCGGGACTGCCGCGCTGGTGTCCTCGATGCTGGGTGGGGAGCGGGTTTCCGACGAGTTCGCGACCATCCTGCACGACCGGACCGACGGGCTTCCGCTCGCGGTCGAGGAGTCCGTCCGGCTGATGTGGAACCGCGCTGATATGACCCGGCGGGGTGATTCCTGGGTGCGGCAGCGACTGAGTGAGATCGACGTACCGCCGACAGTGCGGGACGTCGTACTGGAACGCAGCGCACGGCTCGGCCCGGCGGCGCAGGCCGCGTTGCGCGCGGCCGCCGTACTCGCCGACCCCGCCCCCGAGGAGGCCGTCGTCGAGGTGATGGCTCCGGAAGGCGATCCGGCGAGCAGGCTGGCAGGCCTGGCGGAGGCAGTGGGTTCGGGGCTGCTGAGGGAGGACCAGCGCGGGCTGGTCTCGTACCGGCACAAGCTGGCGTGCCGCGCGGTGTACGAGACGATTCCTGTGCCGCAGCGGCGGGCGATGCACCTGCGTGCCGCACACGTTCTCGAAGACACCACCCCGTCCCCGGTCGCCCAGCTCGCGCGCCACTTCCGGGAGGCCGGCGACACGACGGCGTGGTGCCGGTACACGGAACAGTCTGCCGACCTCGCCCTCGCCTCGGGTGACGATGCGACGGCGGTCACTCTGCTGCACGAGCTGCTCACCAACGCCGGCCTGCCGCCCGCCGACGTGGTCCGGCTGACCGGCAAGGTTCCGTTCCATCTGCTCAGCGGGCACGAACGCTACCGCGAACTGATGGACGCCCTTCACCTCGCGCTGGACACCGGCGGGCCGACGCCGAGCGAGGCGGCGGAGATCCGCTTCCACGTCGCCCGGCTGCTGCAGCAGATGGAGGAGTTCGAGCAGTCCCGGATCGAGATGGAACGCGCGCTGCCCGACCTCGGGCACGACCCGGCGAAGTCAGTTCGCGCAATGATGTTTCTCGGCCTGCCGTACGGGACGACGACACCGGCGGCCGAACACCTCAGGTGGCTGCGGCGCGTGGCGCAGGTGCCGGTCTCGATCGCGCCGGTGGACCGGCTGAATATCCGGGTCGGACGGGCGAGTGGGCTTTTGCTGCTCGGTGAGGAGGAGGGGTGGGCCGAGGCGGCATTGATCGCCGATGACGCGTCCACCGCCGCGGAAAGGCAGCAGATCACGGTCGGCCATCAGAACGTCGGGCACATGGCGCTGATCTGGGGGAGGTACCCGGAGGCGAGGCGGGCGCTCACGCTGGCCGCAGGACTGGCCGACACGTATCAGTACCAGAAGCTCCGCAGGAAGGGGCAGGTGACGCTGGCCCAGCTGG includes these proteins:
- a CDS encoding sensor histidine kinase, which gives rise to MRIGQPGGAARAMPPMLRHALNGLFVSSLVAALLVVIGPGTAVSSQDTSVVAALSVLLAATYAVGFAGPARPADSRRREEPTESVDTTGGNPGRALRWLGALTTVWACLMAFSAEFGWLGFPLFALYVLLLPPRLAVVAVAVGTAIVVAAKGAEAGTLGIPQLAGPLLGALVSTLPVLGYQSLYRESQARKALIAELIVTREALAESQREAGRLAERQRLAREIHDTVAQGLSSVIMLLRATYAALPPDASLAQERTTAATEVATANLAECRRFLYELSPPPLVETPLPEALRRLVDRSAEDGLSTAFHLHGEPYPLGAECDVALLRVTQEALANVRGHAHAERCVVSLCYLDDRVTLDVFDDGKGFDPELPPQDSRGGFGLFGMRQRIEELDGALTVESAIGEGTAVAASLPIPNGVTS
- a CDS encoding PIN domain-containing protein; amino-acid sequence: MSRSPAIPGGTLVLDSEGLAKAVLRDRTVTGWLALARADDLRVITSAATLVEVVHPRINRPALEWTLSRLVVEPVTDPIARHAAALLADTGLHGHKSAIDAMLSATALAAPGPVTILTSDPEDLAALCGPRVTVIKV
- a CDS encoding CopG family transcriptional regulator — translated: MSEPTGKFSITMPRDIAEAAKARSGPSGLSAYVAAAVARQIERDNLNELITVAEAEHGPVTDEEIQALRDQLRQARRQQTQGGADAA
- a CDS encoding ATP-binding protein — encoded protein: MSTSDSDTRDLPASAAPGLVGRERELAALRAALSDPPVVVLIEGEAGIGKSRLVQELLAAHAPARQRVLLATCPAVRQPFTLGPVVDAIRPATEDVARLGLSGLAGALRPLFPEWASALPPTPDPAEDAAAARHRLFRAIEEILERLEIGLLAVEDVHWADEATLEFLLFLASRPRQQVSLLVSYRPEEIAPDSLLLRLSSRQPAGAARLRLSLEPLDVPGTAALVSSMLGGERVSDEFATILHDRTDGLPLAVEESVRLMWNRADMTRRGDSWVRQRLSEIDVPPTVRDVVLERSARLGPAAQAALRAAAVLADPAPEEAVVEVMAPEGDPASRLAGLAEAVGSGLLREDQRGLVSYRHKLACRAVYETIPVPQRRAMHLRAAHVLEDTTPSPVAQLARHFREAGDTTAWCRYTEQSADLALASGDDATAVTLLHELLTNAGLPPADVVRLTGKVPFHLLSGHERYRELMDALHLALDTGGPTPSEAAEIRFHVARLLQQMEEFEQSRIEMERALPDLGHDPAKSVRAMMFLGLPYGTTTPAAEHLRWLRRVAQVPVSIAPVDRLNIRVGRASGLLLLGEEEGWAEAALIADDASTAAERQQITVGHQNVGHMALIWGRYPEARRALTLAAGLADTYQYQKLRRKGQVTLAQLDWLTGAWDGLADRAQSLAGDEELLQPVSRLAPAVVTGLLYAARGDQDRADECLRRVLEQADRHGGAEHSVEPAGALARLRLGAGRVDDVLRLTDGPIRFLERKGTWIWATELAPVRAEALLMAGRIDEAGDLVDAFAAGVRGRRAPGPHAALSTCRAILAQHQDDPLSAAELFARAADAWQGLPQPYDALLSRERQARCLLRADQSDAALSLLTETFQGLSTLGARGDAERVMHTLRASGVGVKRPSWHGGRRSYGDQLSPRELDVVRLLVGGRTNREIAGALILSPKTVARHVETAMRKLEVSSRTALAVKVVEAGVVVDSSAGASR